The Cydia pomonella isolate Wapato2018A chromosome 17, ilCydPomo1, whole genome shotgun sequence genome includes a window with the following:
- the LOC133527207 gene encoding conserved oligomeric Golgi complex subunit 1: protein MSQPNLLEIVPEQLFQNYFISEIDQVQKKLQYEIERKREELRAMVGERYRDLIHAADTIEEMKTTTESTLNHITGMMETCKSLHDTHLVGFKVDKKQTHTSSFINVNPMNGISVQVKMLMEIPEKIWKCIEAEDFVKATRLFIMARHINTGLQLQIGGKNVKPGMQSLQRLIQAQWSSVANFNQTIIDVCRQRLQDVDISVEVASSCLTSLYILDSQTMVELLNTFISLHSNSSLKSTLQFELQHILEGDVKAQIKEKIVNAVKIVLKTVVLVYACFVENNGGVVLTKLKDLFRVDSETLVEIVQFSDPSALKLLPPVIANYRLSSSKEVQELAKDEITTCVQKWSIWVKSFIDESVKSLLQNVTRIKILHEIREEAFKIEIPDNWSAICSSLDIPEVHVWCHYFQPLLTARVKFIIDNRWSKVYDAFKTQILVDLTRSVDNEGEIDINWFVWKDLIGDTVIESRNEVIKVMNSLMRGMSLQDRGFTTNLETLCQDLDSELQKLLEDLRVYLYRDKKGTIRDKLLFTYEDEEELAQMYSDREEIEEYLMDTADSSVESMLQYIKVCFEEPTLQSTETQRKTTAIYTARFIQAIPIIMLNLRKCYIPEATSLTIDESGLIRWNNLCGLLKQHCLVCWGKWIDIVMEKVEELTKDLPQEFTLEANVDYLMMQWDVIKIEEKDDEGKAIESTIKVPAGPSLKLQEYLYAVSRILDEVVPHTLPVEIHTLFIEKITTVTFAHYDKVIREKEADINQRCALQLLMDVRHLTLLLVPRENKKSMDFSHEICEFLRSKIDPFDYDVFYTYVQTNLKRSVQRVQTLLGSMILQHGQLSGIIGPAAVLSGGSGDRAAALLAAGAAHWFSLLPVATPPSREKLDKPIKKKPMTSASPNKPRADNSELMTSSLPINFANARSGAASFFNSMTSDWFSGS, encoded by the exons ATGTCACAGCCTAATTTACTTGAGATAGTACCTGAACAactatttcaaaattattttataagcgAAATAGATCAAGTGCAGAAAAAACTACAATATGAAATTGAAAGGAAGAGGGAAGAATTACGCGCTATGGTGGG GGAAAGATACCGAGACCTGATCCATGCAGCGGATACTATAGAGGAAATGAAGACAACAACAGAAAGTACTCTAAACCACATCACTGGTATGATGGAGACCTGTAAGAGCCTTCATGATACACATCTTGTTGGGTTTAAAGTTGATAAAAAGCAGACCCATACTTCAAG TTTCATCAATGTTAACCCAATGAATGGTATATCAGTACAAGTTAAGATGCTGATGGAGATTCCGGAGAAAATTTGGAAATGCATTGAGGCCGAGGACTTTGTGAAGGCTACAAGATTGTTTATAATGGCTCGGCACATCAACACTg GGCTCCAACTGCAAATAGGCGGCAAGAACGTGAAGCCGGGCATGCAGTCCCTGCAGCGGCTGATACAAGCACAGTGGAGTTCCGTGGCCAACTTCAACCAGACCATCATAGATGTGTGCAGGCAGAGATTGCAAGATGTTGACATCAGTGTAGAG GTGGCCAGTTCCTGCCTCACAAGCCTGTACATCCTCGACTCCCAAACCATGGTGGAGCTCCTAAACACCTTCATAAGTCTCCACAGCAACAGCAGCTTGAAGTCGACCCTGCAGTTTGAGCTGCAGCACATTCTAGAAGGAGATGTTAAAGCACAGATCAAGGAGAAAATCGTCAATGCTGTGAAAATTGTTCTGAAGACTGTTGTTTTGGTATACGCTTGTTTTGTTG AAAACAATGGGGGAGTCGTGCTCACCAAGTTGAAGGATTTGTTCCGAGTGGATTCCGAGACTTTGGTTGAAATAGTGCAGTTTAGTGACCCTTCCGCGCTGAAACTTTTACCCCCTGTTATCGCCAACTATAG atTATCATCAAGCAAAGAAGTCCAAGAACTAGCAAAAGACGAAATAACTACCTGCGTTCAAAAATGGAGTATATGGGTAAAGTCCTTCATAGATGAGAGTGTGAAGAGTCTACTGCAAAACGTCACCAGGATCAAAATTCTGCACGAGATACGTGAAGAAGCATTTAAGATag AAATTCCCGATAACTGGAGCGCCATATGCTCATCCCTGGACATCCCAGAGGTCCACGTCTGGTGCCATTACTTCCAACCACTCCTCACCGCTCGAGTCAAATTTATCATAGATAACAGATGGAGTAAAGTCTATGACGCCTTTAAAACCCAGATCCTGGTCGATTTGACTAGATCTGTGGACAATGAGGGGGAGATTGATATTAATTGGTTCGTGTGGAAGGACCTTATTGGGGATACGGTTATAGAGTCGAGGAATGAAGTTATAAAGGTCATGAACTCACTTATGAGAG GTATGTCCCTCCAAGATCGCGGTTTCACGACCAACCTAGAGACACTCTGCCAAGACTTAGACAGCGAGTTACAGAAACTGCTAGAAGATCTCCGAGTCTATCTGTATCGGGACAAGAAGGGGACGATTCGGGACAAGCTGTTGTTTACATATGAGGATGAGGAGGAACTGGCGCAAATGTATAGTGATAGAGAGGAGATTGAAGAGTATTTGATGGATACAGCGGATAGTAGTGTTGAAAG tATGCTCCAATACATAAAAGTGTGCTTCGAAGAGCCAACTCTCCAATCTACAGAAACCCAAAGAAAAACAACAGCGATATACACCGCTCGATTCATCCAAGCGATTCCCATAATCATGCTCAACCTACGCAAGTGCTATATTCCTGAAGCAACATCCCTTACTATCGACGAAAGTGGATTGATAAGATGGAATAATTTGTGCGGTCTTTTGAAGCAGCATTGTTTAGTGTGTTGGGGGAAATGGATAGATATAGTGATGGAGAAAGTGGAAGAGTTGACTAAGGATCTGCCGCAGGAGTTCACGTTGGAAGCAAACGTTGATTATTTGATGATG CAATGGGACGTCataaaaatagaagaaaaagaCGACGAAGGTAAAGCGATTGAGTCCACAATCAAAGTGCCGGCCGGACCATCTTTAAAACTACAAGAATATCTGTACGCCGTCAGCAGAATACTCGATGAAGTCGTACCACATACTTTACCAGTAGAAATCCACACATTATTTATAGAGAAAATCACcactgtcactttcgcacacTATGATAAAGTGATAAGAGAGAAAGAGGCAGATATAAATCAGAGGTGTGCGCTTCAGTTACTGATGGACGTTCGACATTTGACCTTATTGCTTGTGCCGCGAGAGAATAAGAAGTCTATGGATTTTTCTCATGAAATTTGCGAGTTTTTAAGGTCGAAAATAGATCCTTTCGACTATGACGTCTTCTATACGTATGTGCAGACTAATTTGAAGAGATCAGTGCAAAGAGTTCAG ACATTGCTAGGCAGCATGATCCTCCAGCACGGGCAGTTGTCGGGTATCATCGGGCCGGCGGCCGTGCTGTCGGGCGGCAGCGGCGACCGCGCCGCGGCGCTGCTGGCGGCCGGCGCCGCGCACTGGTTCTCGCTGCTGCCCGTCGCCACGCCGCCCAGCCGGGAGAAACTCGACAAGCCG